In one Saimiri boliviensis isolate mSaiBol1 chromosome 21, mSaiBol1.pri, whole genome shotgun sequence genomic region, the following are encoded:
- the ZDHHC8 gene encoding palmitoyltransferase ZDHHC8 isoform X2 yields MPRSPGTRLKPAKYIPVATAAALLVGSSTLFFVFTCPWLTRAVSPAVPVYNGVIFLFVLANFSMATFMDPGVFPRADEDEDKEDDFRAPLYKNVDVRGIQVRMKWCATCHFYRPPRCSHCSVCDNCVEDFDHHCPWVNNCIGRRNYRYFFLFLLSLSAHMVGVVAFGLVYVLNHAEGLGAAHTAITMAVMCVAGLFFIPVIGLTGFHVVLVTRGRTTNEQVTGKFRGGVNPFTRGCCGNVEHVLCSPLAPRYVVEPPRLPLAVSLKPPFLRPELLERAAPLKVKLSDNGLKAGLGRSKSKGSLDRLDEKPLDLGPPLPPKIEAGTFSSDLQTSRPGSAESALSVQRTSPPTPAMYKFRPAFPTGPKAPFCGPGEQVPGPDSLTLGDDSIRSLDFVSEPSLDLPDYGPGGLPSTYPPSPPLSASEAFSGALRSLSLKASSRRGGDHVALQPLRSEGGPPTPHRSIFAPHALPNRNGSLSYDSLLNPGSPGGHACPAHPAVGVAAYHSPYLHPGATGDPPRPLPRSFSPVLGPRPREPSPVRYDNLSRTIMASIQERKDREERERLLRSQADSLFGDSGVYDAPSSYSLQQASVLSEGPRGPALRYGSRDDLVAGPGFGGARNPALQTSLSSLSSSVSRAPRTSSSSLQADQASSSAPGPRPSSGSHRSPARQGLPSPPGTPHSPSYAGPKAVAFIHTDLPEPPPSLAMQRGHSQLKTPPSKLNGQSPGPARLGPATGPPGPSASPARHTLVKKVSGVGGTTYEISV; encoded by the exons GTGCCCGTGGTTGACGCGAGCTGTGTCCCCAGCTGTTCCTGTCTACAATGGCGTCATCTTCCTCTTTGTCCTGGCCAACTTCAGCATGGCCACCTTCATGGACCCTGGCGTTTTCCCCCGAG CCGATGAGGATGAGGACAAGGAGGACGACTTCCGGGCCCCCCTGTACAAGAACGTGGATGTGCGAGGCATCCAGGTCCGCATGAAGTGGTGCGCCACGTGCCACTTCTACCGCCCGCCACGCTGCTCCCACTGCAGCGTCTGTGACAACTGTGTAGAG GACTTTGACCACCACTGTCCCTGGGTGAACAACTGCATCGGGCGCCGGAACTACCGCTACTTCTTCCTGTTCCTGCTGTCGCTCAGCGCACACATGGTGGGCGTCGTGGCCTTCGGCCTGGTCTACGTGCTGAACCACGCCGAGGGGCTGGGAGCCGCGCACACCGCCATCAC CATGGCTGTCATGTGTGTGGCCGGCCTCTTCTTCATTCCTGTTATTGGCCTCACCGGCTTCCACGTGGTGCTGGTCACTCGGGGGCGCACCACCAACGAGCAG GTGACTGGGAAGTTCCGCGGGGGTGTGAACCCCTTCACCCGAGGCTGCTGTGGGAATGTGGAGCATGTGCTGTGCAGCCCCCTGGCGCCCCG GTACGTGGTGGAGCCACCCCGGCTGCCGCTTGCGGTGAGTCTGAAGCCGCCTTTCCTTAGACCTGAACTCCTGGAGCGAGCTGCACCGCTCAAGGTCAAGCTTAGTGACAACGGGCTGAAGGCTGGCCTGGGCCGTAGCAAG TCCAAGGGCAGCCTGGACCGGCTGGATGAGAAGCCGCTGGACTTGGGGCCGCCGCTGCCCCCCAAGATAGAGGCTGGCACGTTCAGCAGTGACCTGCAGACCTCTCGCCCAGGCAGTGCTG AGAGTGCCCTGTCGGTGCAGAGGACGAGCCCTCCAACACCTGCCATGTACAAGTTTAGGCCGGCCTTCCCCACAGGTCCCAAGGCACCCTTCTGTGGACCAGGCGAGCAG GTTCCAGGCCCTGATTCCCTGACTCTGGGGGATGACAGCATCCGTAGCCTGGACTTTGTGTCCGAGCCGAGCCTGGACCTCCCCGACTACGGGCCTGGGGGCCTGCCCTCCACCTACCCGCCGTCCCCGCCGCTCAGCGCCTCTGAGGCCTTTTCAGGCGCTTTGCGCTCCCTGAGCCTCAAGGCTTCGAGCCGGCGGGGTGGGGACCACGTGGCCCTGCAGCCCCTGCGCTCCGAGGGTGGGCCCCCCACGCCCCACCGTAGCATCTTTGCCCCCCATGCACTGCCCAACCGTAATGGCAGCCTGTCCTATGACAGCCTGCTCAACCCTGGCTCACCTGGTGGCCACGCCTGCCCCGCCCACCCAGCCGTGGGCGTGGCCGCATACCACTCACCCTACCTGCACCCCGGGGCAACAGGTGACCCACCACGGCCCCTGCCCCGCAGCTTCAGCCCCGTGCTGGGCCCCCGGCCCCGGGAGCCCTCGCCTGTGCGGTATGACAACCTGTCCAGGACCATCATGGCGTCCATACAGGAGCGCAAGGACAGGGAGGAGCGCGAGCGCCTGCTGCGCTCCCAGGCCGACTCGCTCTTCGGAGACTCGGGCGTCTACGACGCTCCCAGCTCCTACAGCCTGCAGCAGGCCAGCGTGCTGTCTGAGGGCCCCCGAGGCCCCGCGCTGCGCTACGGCTCCAGAGACGACCTTGTGGCCGGGCCCGGCTTCGGCGGTGCCCGCAACCCTGCCCTGCAGACGTCACTGTCCTCGCTGTCCAGCTCCGTGAGCCGAGCACCGCGGACGTCGTCGTCCTCCCTGCAGGCTGATCAGGCCAGCAGCAGCGCCCCGGGGCCCCGGCccagcagtggctcacacaggtCGCCCGCGCGCCAGGGCCTGCCCTCCCCGCCCGGCACTCCCCACTCACCGTCCTACGCAGGCCCCAAAGCTGTCGCCTTCATCCACACGGACCTCCCAGAGCCGCCGCCCTCGCTGGCCATGCAGAG GGGTCACTCTCAGCTGAAGACTCCCCCAAGTAAGCTTAATGGGCAGTCCCCGGGCCCGGCCCGGCTGGGACCTGCCACCGGCCCCCCAGGGCCCTCTGCCAGCCCTGCGCGGCACACGCTGGTTAAGAAGGTGTCCGGCGTGGGTGGGACCACGTACGAGATCTCGGTGTGA
- the CCDC188 gene encoding coiled-coil domain-containing protein 188, translating to MEGLKTLGPCGHPHPQCPPAPAPASSSHGGCLGHPCRGFVGWPSLGPISSAPLMQSQRPFPVPEAEDRGPRVEGETPGTFLSSEEQKTRDPEGPRQGVPETGLRWAWPLHPGTNQGASRQGASTGLGPKPRPCPPLSPEGGALASPRATLSQLQCGLLGSAEQSFLQLEQENHSLKRQNQDLREQLGALLGPGQQFLPLCPEHSSCTSLAWTPEPASTQPLGDRVPLQLCQRQEAFVQQSQKELQQIRLCFERKKMVITEVWDSVAEVHTALNNQAAGLLNLKKDIRGVLDQMEDIQLEILGERAQCRSQARKEQQMASMAKGRPKLESSKGLAGQLWLLTLRLLLGALLVWTTAYVYVVNPTPFEGLVPPLLSRATVWKLRALLGPFLRLEVDGFLPF from the exons atggagggactGAAGACCCTGGGCCCCTGTggtcacccccacccccagtgtcccccagccccagccccagcctccagcAGCCATGGAGGATGCCTGGGGCATCCCTGCCGGGGGTTTGTAGGGTGGCCCTCCCTGGGCCCCATCTCCTCTGCTCCCTTAATGCAGTCCCAGAGACCTTTCCCAGTCCCAGAGGCAGAGGACAGGGGGCCCAGGGTGGAGGGTGAGACTCCCGGGACCTTTCTGTCTAGCGAGGAGCAGAAAACCAGAGACCCTGAGGGGCCAAGACAAGGAGTCCCAGAGACGGGGCTCCGGTGGGCCTGGCCCCTGCACCCAGGGACAAACCAGGGGGCTTCCAGGCAGGGGGCATCCACTGGCTTGGGGCCCAAACCCCGCCCATGCCCACCCCTGTCGCCGGAGGGAGGGGCCCTGGCCTCGCCCAGGGCAACCCTCTCCCAGCTGCAGTGCGGGCTGCTGGGCTCTGCAGAACAGTCCTTCCTGCAGCTGGAACAGGAGAACCACAGCCTG AAAAGGCAGAACCAAGACCTTCGGGAGCAGCTGGGGGCCCTCCTGGGGCCAGGGCAGCAGTTCCTGCCCCTGTGTCCCGAACACTCAAGCTGTACCTCCCTGGCCTGG ACCCCAGAGCCGGCCAGCACGCAGCCCCTGGGGGACAGGGTGCCTCTACAGCTGTGCCAGCGGCAAGAGGCCTTCGTGCAGCAGTCCCAG AAGGAGCTGCAGCAGATCCGCCTGTGCTTTGAGAGGAAGAAGATGGTCATCACAGAG GTGTGGGACAGCGTGGCTGAGGTGCACACGGCCCTGAACAACCAGGCCGCCGGGCTCCTG AACCTCAAGAAGGACATCCGGGGCGTGCTGGACCAGATGGAGGACATCCAGCTGGAGATTCTGGG GGAGCGGGCCCAGTGCCGCAGTCAGGCCAGGAAGGAGCAGCAGATGGCAAGCATGGCG AAagggaggccaaagctggaaaGCTCCAAGGGCCTGGCAGGCCAGCTCTG GCTGCTGACCCTGAGGCTGCTGCTGGGGGCCCTGCTGGTCTGGACCACCGCCTACGTGTACGTGGTGAACCCCACACCCTTCGAGGGGCTGGTGCCACCCCTGCTGAGCCGCGCCACCGTCTGGAAGCTCCGGGCCCTGCTGGGCCCCTTCCTGCGCCTCGAGGTGGACGGCTTCCTGCCCTTCTAG
- the ZDHHC8 gene encoding palmitoyltransferase ZDHHC8 isoform X1 yields MPRSPGTRLKPAKYIPVATAAALLVGSSTLFFVFTCPWLTRAVSPAVPVYNGVIFLFVLANFSMATFMDPGVFPRADEDEDKEDDFRAPLYKNVDVRGIQVRMKWCATCHFYRPPRCSHCSVCDNCVEDFDHHCPWVNNCIGRRNYRYFFLFLLSLSAHMVGVVAFGLVYVLNHAEGLGAAHTAITMAVMCVAGLFFIPVIGLTGFHVVLVTRGRTTNEQVTGKFRGGVNPFTRGCCGNVEHVLCSPLAPRYVVEPPRLPLAVSLKPPFLRPELLERAAPLKVKLSDNGLKAGLGRSKSKGSLDRLDEKPLDLGPPLPPKIEAGTFSSDLQTSRPGSAESALSVQRTSPPTPAMYKFRPAFPTGPKAPFCGPGEQVPGPDSLTLGDDSIRSLDFVSEPSLDLPDYGPGGLPSTYPPSPPLSASEAFSGALRSLSLKASSRRGGDHVALQPLRSEGGPPTPHRSIFAPHALPNRNGSLSYDSLLNPGSPGGHACPAHPAVGVAAYHSPYLHPGATGDPPRPLPRSFSPVLGPRPREPSPVRYDNLSRTIMASIQERKDREERERLLRSQADSLFGDSGVYDAPSSYSLQQASVLSEGPRGPALRYGSRDDLVAGPGFGGARNPALQTSLSSLSSSVSRAPRTSSSSLQADQASSSAPGPRPSSGSHRSPARQGLPSPPGTPHSPSYAGPKAVAFIHTDLPEPPPSLAMQRGRIGTCTRGWGRRGQPWVPPGLHLCHLGRPEDRPPLRAPWSPAAGAPPRGAMCRLHLAASSLFPSLSGP; encoded by the exons GTGCCCGTGGTTGACGCGAGCTGTGTCCCCAGCTGTTCCTGTCTACAATGGCGTCATCTTCCTCTTTGTCCTGGCCAACTTCAGCATGGCCACCTTCATGGACCCTGGCGTTTTCCCCCGAG CCGATGAGGATGAGGACAAGGAGGACGACTTCCGGGCCCCCCTGTACAAGAACGTGGATGTGCGAGGCATCCAGGTCCGCATGAAGTGGTGCGCCACGTGCCACTTCTACCGCCCGCCACGCTGCTCCCACTGCAGCGTCTGTGACAACTGTGTAGAG GACTTTGACCACCACTGTCCCTGGGTGAACAACTGCATCGGGCGCCGGAACTACCGCTACTTCTTCCTGTTCCTGCTGTCGCTCAGCGCACACATGGTGGGCGTCGTGGCCTTCGGCCTGGTCTACGTGCTGAACCACGCCGAGGGGCTGGGAGCCGCGCACACCGCCATCAC CATGGCTGTCATGTGTGTGGCCGGCCTCTTCTTCATTCCTGTTATTGGCCTCACCGGCTTCCACGTGGTGCTGGTCACTCGGGGGCGCACCACCAACGAGCAG GTGACTGGGAAGTTCCGCGGGGGTGTGAACCCCTTCACCCGAGGCTGCTGTGGGAATGTGGAGCATGTGCTGTGCAGCCCCCTGGCGCCCCG GTACGTGGTGGAGCCACCCCGGCTGCCGCTTGCGGTGAGTCTGAAGCCGCCTTTCCTTAGACCTGAACTCCTGGAGCGAGCTGCACCGCTCAAGGTCAAGCTTAGTGACAACGGGCTGAAGGCTGGCCTGGGCCGTAGCAAG TCCAAGGGCAGCCTGGACCGGCTGGATGAGAAGCCGCTGGACTTGGGGCCGCCGCTGCCCCCCAAGATAGAGGCTGGCACGTTCAGCAGTGACCTGCAGACCTCTCGCCCAGGCAGTGCTG AGAGTGCCCTGTCGGTGCAGAGGACGAGCCCTCCAACACCTGCCATGTACAAGTTTAGGCCGGCCTTCCCCACAGGTCCCAAGGCACCCTTCTGTGGACCAGGCGAGCAG GTTCCAGGCCCTGATTCCCTGACTCTGGGGGATGACAGCATCCGTAGCCTGGACTTTGTGTCCGAGCCGAGCCTGGACCTCCCCGACTACGGGCCTGGGGGCCTGCCCTCCACCTACCCGCCGTCCCCGCCGCTCAGCGCCTCTGAGGCCTTTTCAGGCGCTTTGCGCTCCCTGAGCCTCAAGGCTTCGAGCCGGCGGGGTGGGGACCACGTGGCCCTGCAGCCCCTGCGCTCCGAGGGTGGGCCCCCCACGCCCCACCGTAGCATCTTTGCCCCCCATGCACTGCCCAACCGTAATGGCAGCCTGTCCTATGACAGCCTGCTCAACCCTGGCTCACCTGGTGGCCACGCCTGCCCCGCCCACCCAGCCGTGGGCGTGGCCGCATACCACTCACCCTACCTGCACCCCGGGGCAACAGGTGACCCACCACGGCCCCTGCCCCGCAGCTTCAGCCCCGTGCTGGGCCCCCGGCCCCGGGAGCCCTCGCCTGTGCGGTATGACAACCTGTCCAGGACCATCATGGCGTCCATACAGGAGCGCAAGGACAGGGAGGAGCGCGAGCGCCTGCTGCGCTCCCAGGCCGACTCGCTCTTCGGAGACTCGGGCGTCTACGACGCTCCCAGCTCCTACAGCCTGCAGCAGGCCAGCGTGCTGTCTGAGGGCCCCCGAGGCCCCGCGCTGCGCTACGGCTCCAGAGACGACCTTGTGGCCGGGCCCGGCTTCGGCGGTGCCCGCAACCCTGCCCTGCAGACGTCACTGTCCTCGCTGTCCAGCTCCGTGAGCCGAGCACCGCGGACGTCGTCGTCCTCCCTGCAGGCTGATCAGGCCAGCAGCAGCGCCCCGGGGCCCCGGCccagcagtggctcacacaggtCGCCCGCGCGCCAGGGCCTGCCCTCCCCGCCCGGCACTCCCCACTCACCGTCCTACGCAGGCCCCAAAGCTGTCGCCTTCATCCACACGGACCTCCCAGAGCCGCCGCCCTCGCTGGCCATGCAGAG GGGGCGGATTGGCACCTGCACCCGTGGATGGGGGCGGCGTGGCCAGCCCTGGGTGCCCCCTGGGCTGCACCTGTGCCACCTTGGCCGTCCGGAGGACCGCCCACCACTGCGGGCCCCCTGGAGCCCAGCTGCCGGGGCGCCCCCACGAGGGGCCATGTGCCGCCTGCACTTGGCTGCCTCCAGCCTTTTCCCCAGCCTCTCCGGGCCCTAG
- the ZDHHC8 gene encoding palmitoyltransferase ZDHHC8 isoform X3: protein MPRSPGTRLKPAKYIPVATAAALLVGSSTLFFVFTCPWLTRAVSPAVPVYNGVIFLFVLANFSMATFMDPGVFPRADEDEDKEDDFRAPLYKNVDVRGIQVRMKWCATCHFYRPPRCSHCSVCDNCVEDFDHHCPWVNNCIGRRNYRYFFLFLLSLSAHMVGVVAFGLVYVLNHAEGLGAAHTAITMAVMCVAGLFFIPVIGLTGFHVVLVTRGRTTNEQVTGKFRGGVNPFTRGCCGNVEHVLCSPLAPRYVVEPPRLPLASKGSLDRLDEKPLDLGPPLPPKIEAGTFSSDLQTSRPGSAESALSVQRTSPPTPAMYKFRPAFPTGPKAPFCGPGEQVPGPDSLTLGDDSIRSLDFVSEPSLDLPDYGPGGLPSTYPPSPPLSASEAFSGALRSLSLKASSRRGGDHVALQPLRSEGGPPTPHRSIFAPHALPNRNGSLSYDSLLNPGSPGGHACPAHPAVGVAAYHSPYLHPGATGDPPRPLPRSFSPVLGPRPREPSPVRYDNLSRTIMASIQERKDREERERLLRSQADSLFGDSGVYDAPSSYSLQQASVLSEGPRGPALRYGSRDDLVAGPGFGGARNPALQTSLSSLSSSVSRAPRTSSSSLQADQASSSAPGPRPSSGSHRSPARQGLPSPPGTPHSPSYAGPKAVAFIHTDLPEPPPSLAMQRGRIGTCTRGWGRRGQPWVPPGLHLCHLGRPEDRPPLRAPWSPAAGAPPRGAMCRLHLAASSLFPSLSGP from the exons GTGCCCGTGGTTGACGCGAGCTGTGTCCCCAGCTGTTCCTGTCTACAATGGCGTCATCTTCCTCTTTGTCCTGGCCAACTTCAGCATGGCCACCTTCATGGACCCTGGCGTTTTCCCCCGAG CCGATGAGGATGAGGACAAGGAGGACGACTTCCGGGCCCCCCTGTACAAGAACGTGGATGTGCGAGGCATCCAGGTCCGCATGAAGTGGTGCGCCACGTGCCACTTCTACCGCCCGCCACGCTGCTCCCACTGCAGCGTCTGTGACAACTGTGTAGAG GACTTTGACCACCACTGTCCCTGGGTGAACAACTGCATCGGGCGCCGGAACTACCGCTACTTCTTCCTGTTCCTGCTGTCGCTCAGCGCACACATGGTGGGCGTCGTGGCCTTCGGCCTGGTCTACGTGCTGAACCACGCCGAGGGGCTGGGAGCCGCGCACACCGCCATCAC CATGGCTGTCATGTGTGTGGCCGGCCTCTTCTTCATTCCTGTTATTGGCCTCACCGGCTTCCACGTGGTGCTGGTCACTCGGGGGCGCACCACCAACGAGCAG GTGACTGGGAAGTTCCGCGGGGGTGTGAACCCCTTCACCCGAGGCTGCTGTGGGAATGTGGAGCATGTGCTGTGCAGCCCCCTGGCGCCCCG GTACGTGGTGGAGCCACCCCGGCTGCCGCTTGCG TCCAAGGGCAGCCTGGACCGGCTGGATGAGAAGCCGCTGGACTTGGGGCCGCCGCTGCCCCCCAAGATAGAGGCTGGCACGTTCAGCAGTGACCTGCAGACCTCTCGCCCAGGCAGTGCTG AGAGTGCCCTGTCGGTGCAGAGGACGAGCCCTCCAACACCTGCCATGTACAAGTTTAGGCCGGCCTTCCCCACAGGTCCCAAGGCACCCTTCTGTGGACCAGGCGAGCAG GTTCCAGGCCCTGATTCCCTGACTCTGGGGGATGACAGCATCCGTAGCCTGGACTTTGTGTCCGAGCCGAGCCTGGACCTCCCCGACTACGGGCCTGGGGGCCTGCCCTCCACCTACCCGCCGTCCCCGCCGCTCAGCGCCTCTGAGGCCTTTTCAGGCGCTTTGCGCTCCCTGAGCCTCAAGGCTTCGAGCCGGCGGGGTGGGGACCACGTGGCCCTGCAGCCCCTGCGCTCCGAGGGTGGGCCCCCCACGCCCCACCGTAGCATCTTTGCCCCCCATGCACTGCCCAACCGTAATGGCAGCCTGTCCTATGACAGCCTGCTCAACCCTGGCTCACCTGGTGGCCACGCCTGCCCCGCCCACCCAGCCGTGGGCGTGGCCGCATACCACTCACCCTACCTGCACCCCGGGGCAACAGGTGACCCACCACGGCCCCTGCCCCGCAGCTTCAGCCCCGTGCTGGGCCCCCGGCCCCGGGAGCCCTCGCCTGTGCGGTATGACAACCTGTCCAGGACCATCATGGCGTCCATACAGGAGCGCAAGGACAGGGAGGAGCGCGAGCGCCTGCTGCGCTCCCAGGCCGACTCGCTCTTCGGAGACTCGGGCGTCTACGACGCTCCCAGCTCCTACAGCCTGCAGCAGGCCAGCGTGCTGTCTGAGGGCCCCCGAGGCCCCGCGCTGCGCTACGGCTCCAGAGACGACCTTGTGGCCGGGCCCGGCTTCGGCGGTGCCCGCAACCCTGCCCTGCAGACGTCACTGTCCTCGCTGTCCAGCTCCGTGAGCCGAGCACCGCGGACGTCGTCGTCCTCCCTGCAGGCTGATCAGGCCAGCAGCAGCGCCCCGGGGCCCCGGCccagcagtggctcacacaggtCGCCCGCGCGCCAGGGCCTGCCCTCCCCGCCCGGCACTCCCCACTCACCGTCCTACGCAGGCCCCAAAGCTGTCGCCTTCATCCACACGGACCTCCCAGAGCCGCCGCCCTCGCTGGCCATGCAGAG GGGGCGGATTGGCACCTGCACCCGTGGATGGGGGCGGCGTGGCCAGCCCTGGGTGCCCCCTGGGCTGCACCTGTGCCACCTTGGCCGTCCGGAGGACCGCCCACCACTGCGGGCCCCCTGGAGCCCAGCTGCCGGGGCGCCCCCACGAGGGGCCATGTGCCGCCTGCACTTGGCTGCCTCCAGCCTTTTCCCCAGCCTCTCCGGGCCCTAG